From the genome of Streptomyces sp. NBC_01304:
GGACGTCGCCCAGGGCGGCGGCCAGAACCCGGAGGCCATCGGCGACGCCGTGGCCGCAGTCGAGCGCCTGGTCGGCGAGACCGCCTGATGTCTTCGCTGGCCCGTCGCGGGCGCCGTCTCGCGATCGACGTCGGGGACGCCCGGATCGGGGTCGCCTCGTGCGACCCCGACGGGATCCTCGCCACTCCGGTGGAGACCGTGCCGGGACGCGACGTCCCGGCCGCCCACCGGCGGCTCAAGCAGCTCGTTGACGAGTACGAACCCATCGAGGTCGTCGTCGGACTCCCTCGCTCCCTCAACGGGGGCGAGGGCCCGGCCGCCGTCAAGGTGCGTGCTTTCGCAGCGGAGATGGCGCGTGGCATCGCACCCGTTCCGGTGAGGCTCGTGGACGAGAGGATGACCACAGTGACGGCCAGTCAGAGCCTTCGCGCTTCGGGCGTGAAGTCCAAAAAGGGCCGATCCGTCATCGACCAGGCTGCCGCTGTGGTGATCCTTCAGAACGCTCTGGAGTCCGAACGGGCGTCAGGCAAGGCTCCGGGCGAGGGCGTCGAAGTGGTCATCTGATCGCGATACGGTAACGTTCCGCGCGATGCGGTGGCGTTCGAACAGCTGCCGCACAGCAGAAGAGGCGGACCGGCTGCCCTGCCGTAGGTGCTCAGCGGCTGCCGCCTCGCGGCTCGTAGGGGATCGATGAC
Proteins encoded in this window:
- the ruvX gene encoding Holliday junction resolvase RuvX — encoded protein: MSSLARRGRRLAIDVGDARIGVASCDPDGILATPVETVPGRDVPAAHRRLKQLVDEYEPIEVVVGLPRSLNGGEGPAAVKVRAFAAEMARGIAPVPVRLVDERMTTVTASQSLRASGVKSKKGRSVIDQAAAVVILQNALESERASGKAPGEGVEVVI